A genome region from Tolypothrix sp. PCC 7712 includes the following:
- a CDS encoding MarC family protein yields MDTSALVQTFIAVFVLADAVGNIPIVLILTKGMTPEERNRVIDKAIVVAIAVLLLFVFTGQLILTYLEISMASLRVAGGLLLLLVALQMLRGELDTPILEEGRDVAITPLALPLLAGPGTLTTVMLLTSQSQLPYLGVVLGIVAAMFISWLILRLGTYIDKWIGAEGGVIITQLFGFLLAALAVEIGSTGIRELFLK; encoded by the coding sequence GTGGATACCTCAGCTCTTGTTCAAACATTTATTGCTGTATTTGTGCTAGCAGATGCGGTAGGTAATATACCCATAGTGCTGATTTTGACCAAAGGTATGACCCCAGAAGAAAGAAACAGAGTCATAGATAAAGCGATTGTCGTTGCGATCGCAGTTCTGTTGCTGTTTGTGTTCACTGGGCAATTAATTTTGACCTATTTGGAAATCAGCATGGCATCTTTGCGAGTAGCTGGGGGACTATTGTTGCTATTAGTTGCTTTGCAAATGTTGCGGGGAGAATTAGATACGCCCATTTTAGAAGAAGGTCGTGATGTTGCAATTACGCCTTTAGCTTTACCATTACTAGCCGGGCCGGGAACTTTAACAACAGTCATGTTATTAACCTCACAATCGCAACTGCCCTATCTCGGTGTAGTTTTAGGTATTGTAGCGGCAATGTTTATTAGTTGGTTAATTCTGCGTTTGGGAACCTATATTGACAAGTGGATTGGTGCTGAAGGTGGAGTGATTATAACTCAGTTGTTTGGGTTTCTATTAGCGGCGCTAGCAGTAGAAATTGGTAGTACAGGAATTCGGGAATTATTTTTGAAATAA
- a CDS encoding tetratricopeptide repeat protein: protein MVLRRCLVASSFITFSTFGCGNWAHSTANNTTQVVQESNISQQLIGTQSPQKAAEFLKQANSLLDARRYQDAIAAFDQAIAIEQNIPEAWINRGNALTSLQLYKEAIASYDRALALRPDKDVAWYNRGNALTSLRLYKDAIVAYDRAIALQPKKSEAWINRGIVLTKLQSYAEGLKSYDTAIAIQPNMHQAYYNKACSYGLQGNVDQAIQNLEKAIKLAPNKYKKLAKTDTDFNKVRNDKKFQQLIN, encoded by the coding sequence ATGGTCTTACGGCGCTGCTTAGTTGCCTCTAGCTTTATCACTTTCTCTACATTTGGCTGTGGTAATTGGGCACATTCAACAGCAAATAACACCACACAAGTTGTACAAGAAAGTAATATTTCCCAACAGCTAATTGGTACACAATCACCACAAAAGGCGGCAGAATTTTTAAAGCAAGCTAATAGCTTACTAGATGCACGTCGTTATCAAGATGCGATCGCAGCATTCGATCAAGCGATCGCAATTGAACAGAACATTCCCGAAGCTTGGATTAATCGAGGTAATGCGCTAACGTCTCTACAGCTTTACAAAGAAGCGATCGCATCCTACGATCGGGCGCTGGCTTTAAGACCTGACAAAGATGTCGCTTGGTATAATCGGGGCAATGCTTTAACCTCATTGCGACTCTACAAAGATGCGATAGTAGCCTATGATAGAGCGATCGCCCTCCAGCCGAAAAAATCCGAAGCTTGGATTAACCGAGGAATAGTCCTAACAAAACTGCAAAGTTACGCCGAAGGTTTGAAATCCTACGACACTGCGATCGCGATTCAGCCCAATATGCACCAGGCATATTACAATAAGGCTTGTTCTTATGGTTTACAAGGCAATGTAGACCAAGCAATTCAAAACCTAGAAAAAGCAATTAAGCTGGCTCCGAATAAATATAAAAAATTGGCGAAAACAGACACAGATTTTAATAAAGTACGTAACGATAAAAAATTTCAACAGCTAATTAATTAG
- a CDS encoding carbon-nitrogen hydrolase family protein — MKPYLAAAIQLTSVPDLYKNLAQAEELIELAVRRGAELVSLPENFSFMGEEKDKLAQAEAIARESEIFLKKMAQRFQVTILGGSFPVPVEHTGKFYNTTILVDSNGQELSRYYKVHLFDVNVPDGNTYQESSTVMAGTQLPPVYVSENLGNLGLSICYDVRFPELYRHLADKGADVIFVPAAFTAFTGKDHWQTLLQARAIENTCYVIAPAQTGTHYARRQTHGHAMIIDPWGTILADAGEKPGIAIAEIRPTRLEQVRRQMPSLQHRVFS, encoded by the coding sequence ATGAAGCCTTATTTAGCAGCTGCTATCCAATTAACCAGTGTGCCTGATTTATACAAAAACTTAGCACAGGCAGAAGAATTAATTGAACTTGCCGTGCGTCGGGGTGCTGAATTGGTGAGTTTGCCAGAAAACTTTTCTTTTATGGGGGAAGAAAAAGACAAACTTGCACAAGCAGAAGCGATCGCACGGGAAAGCGAAATATTCTTGAAAAAAATGGCCCAGCGCTTTCAAGTCACTATTCTGGGCGGTAGTTTTCCAGTTCCCGTAGAGCACACAGGCAAATTTTATAACACAACCATACTTGTAGACTCCAACGGTCAAGAACTTTCTCGCTATTACAAAGTACATCTATTTGATGTGAATGTCCCAGATGGTAACACCTATCAAGAATCAAGCACAGTCATGGCTGGAACACAGCTACCACCTGTGTATGTTTCCGAAAACTTGGGTAATTTGGGACTTTCGATTTGCTATGATGTCCGCTTCCCAGAATTGTACAGACACCTGGCAGACAAAGGAGCCGATGTCATCTTTGTCCCGGCTGCCTTTACAGCCTTTACTGGTAAAGATCATTGGCAAACATTACTCCAAGCCAGAGCAATTGAAAACACCTGTTATGTCATTGCTCCTGCCCAAACAGGTACCCATTACGCCAGAAGACAAACCCACGGACACGCCATGATTATCGACCCCTGGGGTACGATTTTAGCTGATGCCGGAGAGAAACCCGGAATTGCGATCGCCGAAATTCGACCCACTCGCCTAGAACAAGTCCGCCGTCAAATGCCTTCTTTGCAACATCGCGTATTCAGCTAA
- a CDS encoding APC family permease: protein MKRQQNYSNLQERTPIASAAAPKQSLALLDAVALIVGIVIGAGIFQTPAFVAANAGSDINVLLLWLLGGAISLVGALCYAELATTYPDVGGTYYYLKRAFGRSVAFLFAWARMTVIQTGSIVLLAFVFGDYFSGLWLLGPYSSSIYAAIAIILLTGLNILGLYPGKWTQNWLTAAKILGLLLVVMIGVTANNPTTLPTPTTSTTSTNWGLAMVFVLLSFGGWNEAAYISAEIKDRRRNMVRSLVWSIGIITTIYLLINLAYLRGLGLAGMAKSEAVAASLMDRTVGTSGAVFLSILVAICTLGAINATILTGARSNYALGQDFSMFSFMGSWQQQKETPTQALIIQGAIALSLVFLGTIARNGFETMVEYTAPVFWFFFLLSAISLFVLRKRDAQINRPFQVPFYPWIPLLFCIICGYLLYSSLAYTGIGAIVGVLVVGAGIPLLLWNNYRQRSLRDLR from the coding sequence GTGAAGAGACAACAAAACTACAGCAATTTACAAGAACGTACCCCTATAGCTTCAGCTGCAGCACCAAAGCAATCATTAGCTTTATTAGATGCTGTTGCGCTGATTGTGGGGATTGTTATTGGTGCAGGAATTTTTCAAACTCCGGCATTTGTCGCAGCGAATGCTGGTAGCGATATCAATGTCTTACTGCTGTGGTTACTTGGTGGTGCGATTTCTTTGGTTGGGGCATTGTGCTACGCAGAATTAGCAACTACTTACCCTGATGTTGGGGGAACTTACTATTATTTGAAACGTGCTTTTGGACGTTCAGTTGCTTTTCTGTTTGCCTGGGCAAGAATGACAGTAATTCAAACTGGTTCTATTGTCTTATTGGCGTTTGTTTTTGGGGATTATTTCTCTGGGTTATGGCTGCTAGGGCCTTATTCTTCTTCCATTTATGCGGCGATCGCAATTATCCTGCTGACAGGTTTGAATATTCTCGGTTTATACCCTGGTAAATGGACGCAAAACTGGCTGACTGCGGCGAAAATACTCGGTTTACTCCTAGTGGTGATGATTGGAGTTACCGCTAATAACCCTACAACTCTGCCAACTCCCACCACTTCCACAACTTCAACAAACTGGGGATTGGCAATGGTATTTGTCTTGCTGTCCTTTGGTGGCTGGAATGAAGCAGCTTATATCTCAGCCGAAATTAAAGATAGAAGGCGCAATATGGTGCGATCGCTAGTTTGGAGTATTGGTATCATCACCACTATTTATCTGCTCATTAATTTGGCATATTTACGAGGCTTAGGATTAGCAGGAATGGCTAAATCTGAGGCTGTCGCCGCCTCTTTAATGGATCGGACTGTGGGGACATCTGGAGCTGTATTTCTCAGTATTTTGGTAGCAATTTGTACTTTAGGAGCCATTAACGCCACCATTTTGACAGGCGCACGCAGTAATTATGCCCTAGGGCAAGATTTCTCGATGTTTTCCTTTATGGGAAGTTGGCAACAACAAAAGGAAACGCCTACTCAAGCCTTAATCATCCAAGGTGCGATCGCTTTATCATTGGTGTTTTTAGGCACAATTGCCCGCAATGGTTTTGAAACAATGGTGGAATACACCGCACCAGTATTTTGGTTTTTCTTCCTACTGTCTGCGATTTCATTATTTGTTTTACGCAAACGAGATGCTCAAATAAATCGACCTTTCCAAGTGCCATTTTATCCTTGGATTCCCTTGCTGTTTTGCATTATTTGTGGGTACTTGCTTTACTCCAGCTTGGCGTATACAGGCATCGGGGCAATAGTTGGGGTTTTAGTTGTAGGCGCAGGTATTCCCTTGTTGTTGTGGAATAATTACCGACAACGTTCGTTAAGAGACTTGCGATAA
- a CDS encoding SDR family oxidoreductase has translation MKKLLVTGASGFLGWHICQLAKPEWEVYGNYFANSLTIPGIKTLKVNLTDFQELKQIFNDIKPAAVIHTAALSQPNFCQNNPQESYAINVTASCNIAGLCADYAIPCAFTSTDLVFDGLNAPYQETDSVNPLSIYGEQKVQAEIGMLELYPHTAVCRMPLMFGMATPTAKSFIQPFIETLQAGKELSLFIDEFRTPVSGKTAAQGLLLALEKVQGLIHLGGKERISRYDFMRQLVEVFEIPNAQLKGCRQEDIKMAAPRPKDVSLNSSKAFTLGYQPLSIKEELAAL, from the coding sequence ATGAAAAAATTGCTAGTAACTGGAGCCAGTGGCTTTTTAGGATGGCATATTTGCCAGCTAGCAAAGCCAGAATGGGAAGTTTATGGTAATTATTTTGCTAATTCATTAACAATACCTGGCATCAAAACCTTAAAAGTTAATTTAACAGATTTTCAAGAATTAAAGCAGATATTTAATGATATAAAACCAGCCGCAGTAATTCATACTGCTGCTCTTTCTCAACCTAATTTTTGTCAAAACAATCCTCAAGAATCATACGCAATTAATGTCACCGCATCTTGCAATATAGCTGGACTTTGTGCTGATTATGCAATTCCTTGTGCTTTTACCTCAACTGATTTAGTATTTGATGGCTTAAATGCTCCCTATCAAGAAACAGATTCCGTAAATCCTTTAAGCATTTATGGTGAGCAAAAAGTTCAAGCAGAAATAGGGATGTTAGAACTATATCCTCATACAGCAGTATGCCGTATGCCTTTAATGTTCGGCATGGCAACACCTACAGCTAAAAGCTTTATACAGCCATTCATAGAAACATTACAAGCAGGTAAAGAACTAAGTTTATTTATCGATGAATTTCGCACCCCAGTAAGTGGTAAAACTGCGGCTCAAGGGCTGTTATTAGCATTAGAAAAAGTCCAAGGTTTGATTCACTTGGGTGGTAAAGAAAGAATTTCGCGTTACGATTTTATGCGTCAATTAGTAGAGGTATTTGAAATTCCCAATGCTCAACTTAAAGGCTGTCGCCAAGAAGATATCAAAATGGCAGCACCTAGACCAAAAGATGTATCTTTAAATAGTTCTAAAGCATTTACATTAGGTTATCAACCATTATCTATCAAAGAAGAATTAGCAGCCTTATAA
- a CDS encoding SAM-dependent methyltransferase gives MKLQRIALLLITSVSIASLGVSGCTTVRNFETDAQTSTPTTTPVQQVETDVPYVPTPQPVVDAMLKLAKVNSNDVIYDLGSGDGRIPITAAQKYGARGVGIDIDPQRVQEAKQNLQSAKVGDRVEFRQQDLFQTDLSPASVVTLYLLPDINLKLRPKLLQELKPGTRIVSHAFDMGDWKPQQVQQVDGKTIYLWVVPDNVPANLR, from the coding sequence ATGAAATTACAAAGAATTGCGCTTTTATTAATTACCAGCGTTAGTATTGCTAGTTTAGGTGTTTCTGGATGCACTACAGTACGTAATTTTGAAACAGATGCCCAAACTTCTACTCCTACTACTACCCCAGTACAACAAGTAGAAACCGATGTTCCCTATGTCCCAACTCCCCAACCTGTAGTAGATGCGATGTTAAAACTAGCAAAAGTGAATAGTAATGATGTCATTTACGACTTAGGTAGTGGCGATGGCAGAATTCCCATCACAGCAGCACAGAAATATGGGGCGCGTGGTGTTGGGATAGATATAGATCCACAACGCGTGCAAGAAGCAAAACAAAATCTCCAAAGCGCTAAAGTAGGCGATCGCGTTGAGTTCCGCCAACAAGATTTATTCCAAACAGATTTAAGCCCAGCTTCGGTAGTTACTCTCTATTTACTACCAGATATCAATTTAAAACTCAGACCCAAGTTATTACAAGAACTTAAACCAGGTACCCGCATTGTTTCCCACGCTTTTGATATGGGCGATTGGAAACCTCAACAAGTGCAACAAGTAGACGGTAAAACTATTTACCTCTGGGTAGTTCCTGACAAT